The Myxococcales bacterium nucleotide sequence GTAGCTGCCGTGCCCCATCGCCGACAGCGAACGGCAGAGAACCCGATCGCCGTTCATTTCCTCGGTGTCCACCGCCGTCAGTTCCGATTTGGTGACGATCGGCCGCAGTTGCAACGGATACAACGTCGGCGGCCGCGGCACGGCGCCGCGCGGCAACCGGCGGCCGAAGTCGCCCAGGTCGCAGGCGAATTCGACCTCGACGGCGCAACTCATTCCGGCCGAGGTCAGCGCCAGCAATTCGTCGAGCGCCTTGTCGAGCGGAATCGCGCCGTATTTCAGGATGTTGTTGAAGGTCACGACCCAGGGGCCGGCGGCGTCCGGGCCGTCGACAATCGCGTCGACGCCGGGATCGTAATGGCTGGCGACCCGCGCCAGGGTGCCGTCGGCCTCGGCCTCGGAGAGCGGATAGCTGCGGATGTGCCCCAATCCCGTGCCCAGGCCGTCGTCGCTGCCGGCGCTCAGATCGAGGCTGTAAAAGCGGTTTTGCGAATTTTTCAGAAACATCGTCGGCACCGCGAATTGCGGCGTGACCCGGGGATGGCGCGGGCTGAACCGGAACGTGTGGCCGCCCTCGACCACCATCCGCCCCAGGCCGAACGCCAGTTGCGCCACGCCGTCCTCCGCTTTTTGCGGCCCGATCGGATAGTAGTTGTACGACTGCGCCACGCCGGCGAAATGCGGATAGAATCGGCCGCCGTAAGGCTGCCCGACCACCCGCTCGATCACCACCGCCATCTTTTCCTGCTCGATCCGGTGGCCGGTGTTTTCGATGTAGGCCTTGGCGTCGGCGTGGAACGTCGAGGCGTAAACGAGCTTGACGGCGTTGCTCAGTTGCATCAACCGTTTCATGGGATTGGTCGAATTGTTCGCCAGCATGATCGTCTGGTAGATGCCCGCGAAGGGGTGCGACATGTCGTCCTCGAGCAGGCTCGACGACCGCACCGCCAACGGACAATGCAAATGATCCAGAATGATCTGCAGACATTCCATCACCCGCGCCGGCAGCCGCGACTGCAGGAATCGGTGATTGATCTGGGCGTCGTCCTCGCAGGTGAAGGCGAACCGGTGCAGCTCGTTCTCCGCGAGAAACTGGTCGAAATAATCGGTCGCGATGGCGAAGCTTTGCGGAATCTTGGCGGCCATGCCGCCCAACATTCCCCGATACGGGTGGCTGGTCATGAGCAGGTTGATGAAGGCCAACCCGCGCGCCTTGCCGCCCAGCGAGCCCGTGCCGATCCGCTGAAACAGGCTGTCAATGTCGAAGTGGTCGACCGAAAAGTCGGTGATGATGCCCTCGCCCTCGAACCGGCGCAGTTCGCGCAGCGCCTGCAGCACGTGCCCGCGCACGTCCTCGATCGTCTTGAAGTCGCTGACCTTCCGCGGCCGCAGGCGGGCGGCGGTTTCGAATTCGCTGCGGGCCATCAGCCAGTTGGAAATGTGATTGCGCAGCGCGTGGTATTCGAGCGACTCGGCGGGGATGGTCTCGATGATCTGTTCCAGTTCGCGCATGTCGGTGGCGCGGGCGATTTCCTCGCCGTGCGGCAGGCGAAAAACGAAATCGCCGAAGCCCAGGTGATTCTGCAGGAACTGGTTGATTTCGTGCAGCAGCGAGGAGGAATTTTTGTTGAGGAACCGCGCGCCGAGGCGATGGGCCGGCGCGGCGAATTCCTCGTTGGCCGATTGAAAGAGAATCGGCAGGTCCGGCATCCGGCCGCGGACCCATTCGGTCAACCGCAACCCGGCGTCCTTTTCGTGGCGGCCGGCGCGCTCGAATCCGGCGTCGGTGATCAGGGCGATCAGGTTGTCGCGGTATTTTTCGATCAGCTCGATGGCCGATTCGTAGTGGGTGGCGGCCAGCACCTTGGGCCGGGTGCGCATGCGCATCAGCTTTTGCAGTTGGTTAAGGCCCTCGGAAAAAAGGCGCTGCGACTGCTTCATCATTTCCGGGTACAGGTCGGCCAGATATTCGGAAAAGAAGCGGATGGAATCCTCGACCAGCAGAATGACCCGGACGTCGGCGATCTCGATGTCGTGGTCGACGTTCTCGCGGTCCTCGATGTACTTGATGATGGCCAGCAGGATCGCCGCGTTGCCGTTCCAACTGAACACCGCGTCGATGTAAGGCGAATCGTTGAGCGACCGCAGGCTTTCCAATTCGTGGTTGTCGAACGCCAGCACCACCAGCGGTTTGCCCGGACGCAGTTCCTTCACCCGCCGGCCGAATTCCAGCAGATCGGTGTCCGCCAGCCGCGGCATCACCAGCACCAGATCGAAACGCCGTTTTTCGAGCGCCTGGATCGCCTCCTCGCCGGTCCGCACGTGGGTGAACCGCGGCGCGCTGGACAGCGCCAGGGATTTGTATTCGAGAAACACCTGCTCGGTGAGGTGGCCGTCTTCCTGCAGAATGAACGCGTCGTAAAGCGAGGAAACCAGGAGCACCTCGCGGACGCGATGCGGCATCAGGTGATGGTATTGCCGATAACGCAACGAAGCGGTCGGTTGTCCGGCCATCGCCCCTTCCCCCACGTGTTAAAAAGGCGGGAGTATTCTAAAGAGAATACCCCCGCCACGCTATCCCGACCATTGGCTCAGACGACGCCCTGATCCACCATCGAATCGGCCACTTTGATAAAGCCGCCGATATTGGCGCCGTTCACGTAATTGATGAAATCGCCGTCCTTGCCGTAGCGGACGCAATTGGCGTGAATCGCCTTCATGATGCCGTGCAACCGGCTGTCGACTTCTTCGCGCGGCCAGTTGATGCGCATGCTGTTCTGCGACATTTCGAGGCCCGAGGTCGCCACGCCCCCGGCATTGGCGGCCTTGCCGGGGCCGTAAAGGATCTTGCTGTCGAGCCACACCGCGATCGCTTCCTCGGTGGAGGGCATGTTGGCGCCTTCCGCCACGCAGAAGCAGCCGTTCTTCACCAGCAGCTTCGCCTCTTCCTCGGACACTTCGTTTTGCGTCGCGCAAGGCAGCGCGATGTCGCACTGGATGTGCCAGGGGCGTTTACCGGCGAAGTACTCGGCCTTGGTGTACTTCTCGACGTATTCCTTGATGCGGCCGCGGCGGTTGTTCTTGAGGTCCAGCACGAAGGCCAGCTTTTCGCGGTCGATGCCGTCGGGGTCGTAGATCGAGCCGTCGGAATCCGACAGGGTCAGCACCTTGCCGCCCAGGTCGAGGGTTTTCTCGGCGGCGTATTGCGCCACGTTGCCCGAACCGGAAATCGCC carries:
- a CDS encoding histidine kinase; translated protein: MAGQPTASLRYRQYHHLMPHRVREVLLVSSLYDAFILQEDGHLTEQVFLEYKSLALSSAPRFTHVRTGEEAIQALEKRRFDLVLVMPRLADTDLLEFGRRVKELRPGKPLVVLAFDNHELESLRSLNDSPYIDAVFSWNGNAAILLAIIKYIEDRENVDHDIEIADVRVILLVEDSIRFFSEYLADLYPEMMKQSQRLFSEGLNQLQKLMRMRTRPKVLAATHYESAIELIEKYRDNLIALITDAGFERAGRHEKDAGLRLTEWVRGRMPDLPILFQSANEEFAAPAHRLGARFLNKNSSSLLHEINQFLQNHLGFGDFVFRLPHGEEIARATDMRELEQIIETIPAESLEYHALRNHISNWLMARSEFETAARLRPRKVSDFKTIEDVRGHVLQALRELRRFEGEGIITDFSVDHFDIDSLFQRIGTGSLGGKARGLAFINLLMTSHPYRGMLGGMAAKIPQSFAIATDYFDQFLAENELHRFAFTCEDDAQINHRFLQSRLPARVMECLQIILDHLHCPLAVRSSSLLEDDMSHPFAGIYQTIMLANNSTNPMKRLMQLSNAVKLVYASTFHADAKAYIENTGHRIEQEKMAVVIERVVGQPYGGRFYPHFAGVAQSYNYYPIGPQKAEDGVAQLAFGLGRMVVEGGHTFRFSPRHPRVTPQFAVPTMFLKNSQNRFYSLDLSAGSDDGLGTGLGHIRSYPLSEAEADGTLARVASHYDPGVDAIVDGPDAAGPWVVTFNNILKYGAIPLDKALDELLALTSAGMSCAVEVEFACDLGDFGRRLPRGAVPRPPTLYPLQLRPIVTKSELTAVDTEEMNGDRVLCRSLSAMGHGSYPELRDIVYVKHGEFDPARSAEIARQVGAMNHRLYEEKRSYVLIGPGRWGSSDHWLGIPVTWSQISNAKIIIEASPASFTVDPSQGSHFFHNITSLGVGYFTIPPGADKATSAAGFVDWQWLDGHEAVAETEFLRHVRLSGPLTALVDGRKGIGVISRGVDAEKK